The Kordia sp. SMS9 DNA window TGTGATGTCTGCACCATTATTGAAGAAAGATTTTTCAGAATACCGTTATTATAAAGCGGGCATTTACAATAAAACCTATTTATCCAATAAACGCGGACGTTATAAAGGCTATCCTTTTAGAAGTTTTGCAGGTGGCTCGTATACAGGAGGTTATAGTGATCATTTCCCTGTGTATGTACATGTGATTAAGGAAGTGAAGTAAGTTAGATGTTAGACCGGCTTCACTTCGACTTCGCTCAGTATGAATGCTGTTAGATTGCTTAGACTTCTTAGGACGAAATTATTATTAAAAAATCCGTATCGTGTTTGATACGGATTTTTTGTGTTTGGATGTTGGATCGCTTTTAGATTGTTATACCAATTTACACATAAAATGATGTTTATAAACTCATTCATTTGGCAGTTTAGTTCTTTGCTGGATTTTTTTAGATGCGAAAGTATCTTCTTCTGTAACGTTATGATAAGCCTAGCCAAATTTTCCATGGCAATCTTGAAAGAATCAATAATAAACCAAGTCCATAAAAGAAGGCTATTTTACCAAAAGCGCGTTTGGCAGTTTCTTGTTTTTTGTGTTTAGACCAACCAATCGTAATAAATACTATGGCTAAGATTCCTACTACTGGATGTTCTAGGGCGAGTAAACGACTGGCACTATCTAGTTTCATTCCGTTGGCTTGAATCATTTGAAATCCTTTTACAGATACAAAATAGAGAATGATTCCCACAACGAGTTGCAAGTGTGTAAAGATGAGCGCAAATAGTGAAATGCGTAAGTCTTTTGCAGTAAATTTTTTGTTCGTTGTAAATCCAATGATAGCATTGGCTACTGCTACGATTAACATAAGCAGTACAAAATAGGCAAAGTAAGAATGCAGCGTTTTTATAGCTTCGTACATAAGTTTGTTTTTAGTTGATGTACAAAGGTACTTATTTTTTTAATGTGTTATTGTTTTACTAAAGTTTAAAAACCGTACGAATTCCTGTATTTTTTGTCATAAATTTATACTTTATATGCTCCAAAATGGCACTAACATCCAATGTATCCGAACTTATTTTGCAAAAGCTTGCACAACATACAAATGTTGAAAAAGCGGGACTTTTGGATGGACTTGCAGGCGAAAGTTTATATTATTTTTATAGAAGCGAACTGCTTGACGAAGCTGCTTCTGCAGAAAAAGCAATTTTAACGCTTCAACAAGTTATTGAAGTGATGAGCAATACAAAAGCACACACCACTTTTTATAATGGATTGGCTGGGATTGGCTGGATGATTTGCCACCTAAACGAAACTGATATTGCAGCTATTGATGTGGAAGATTTTTTAGATACTTCCGTAGATGCGCTTCTATATGAAGAGATGATTCAGTTTTTGAATACCCGCGTGTATGATTTCTTTTATGGCGCTTCAGGAATTTGCTTTTATTTTTTGAAACGATATGTAACGACACAAAACTCAGCTTTAAAAGAAACCTACAAAACATATATTACCCATTTTCTGTTTTATTTGGAGTATATCAGTATTACTGACGCGAATGGCATGTATTGGAAACAGCATTCGTATCCTTTTGAAACAGACGAGATGGCGTATCAGTTGAGTACTGAAACTAATATTTCTGGGCTAATCCTAGTATTGTGCGAAATTGCGAATACCAATGATTTTAATCCTGTTTGTTCGCCATTACTGGAAAAATCGAGCAAATGGCTATTGCATCAACTTGAAACAGCAGAAATTGCACGAATTGATCAGGCGTTTTGTTTGTGGAAAGCTGGAAACATATTGAAGGATGCAATGTTGGCCGAAAAAGCAATGCACTTTTTAAAAGCAACTGCCAATAATCTCACGGAAGTGCAACCTAATTCACTAGCTAAGTTCGCATTAATTTATCAGCAAGTAGGACAACAAACTGGAGAACCTTTTTTCGTTGAAAAAGCAGCAGCGTGTTTTCAAATCATAGTGGAACTAATTTCAAAAGAAGACCTAGCAGATACTAGTATTTGGAAAGGATATGCAGGAATTGGCTTGACGGCACTTTCGTTGAATTCACCTAACACAATACATTGGTCAACTTGTATATTGATTTAATTTTTCATCTATGGAAAAAGCTTTAGAACAATTTATTACACATTGGAAAACACAAGTAAACGTAAGAGGCATTCTGCTTACGGGAAGTTATGCTGTTGGTATTCAGAAGGAAGATTCTGATGTAGATATTCGGTTGATTTTAGACGATACTGTGCAAGAATCATTTAAAGGTTTGGAAACGATAGACGGCTTTAGTTTTTCTTTTATTGGACGAAGCAAAGCTGTGACTTTGAAAAAGTTTAACCGACAATTTTTTTCGCATGTAAAGATGGAAGCTTGCATTTATAATGTTGGTAAAATTTTACACGATCCGTTTGGCGATATCTCCGAAATTATGAAAGTGGCTAAGATTTATGTAGAAACACCACTGATTGTCAATGAAGTTTCTGAAGCCGATTTGAAATTGTATATGTATTCATTGTATAAAAAGTACAGCTATATTATAAGTACTGATCCGGAAGATCCTTTTTATATATATAATTATATGATGTATTTAAAAAGTGCGCTGAAATGCTATGCCGATGTTATCAACGCAGAAGTTATGTTTGAGAACGATAGTAAGTTGCATCGTTTTTTAACAGACGATCGCTATTTGGCTGCGTATGGGTATTCTAAATTCCCTGATCAAGACTTCATGAAATTATGGCTCGCTGCATTGAAAGAAAAAAGCACCAAAGGAATTACAGAAATTCACAAATATTTAAGACAGAATTTGCATAACTTTAACGATAGCAATACTATCATCTCATGGCGTGATTGATTATCTTTGTAAAAAGAAAAAAATTAATCATGAAAAAGAGCAAAACAAAGTTAAATTTAAAAAAGATGTCCATCTCCAACTTAGCAGTTGTTAGAGGTGGAGGAACAGTTTGGTGTACTATTACCATAGGTGGTGGTGGCAACTATACAGCGGGATGTCCTCCAACAGAAGAAAGTCAATGTTGTGATACACGTATGGATACATACTGTGATCGTGAAACCTGATTTTTGTACATCAACACTAATTAGATAAAACAAAAAGCCTCGTCAATATTGACGAGGCTTTTTTTATGTTCTTTTTTAGTAGTTGACTAAAATGTATAACGTACGCTAAAGTTCCACGTTCTTCCAAATCCGAAGAATGCTTTGTTTGTTGTATTTACTCCATTAAATGTAGCATCGCCTTCATCAGCAAAGATGTTTGTTTGCGACTCTACGATGTAGGTATGGTTGAATAAGTTGTTTACGTTTAATCTGAAATTAATTCGTTGACTTTTTTCTTTTCCTACTAACCATAAGTATGACATACCACCATCAAATAAGTTGTATGCTGGTAATTGCAAGGAACCTCTATTGTCTGCTTCATCAAAGTCTTGTGCTCTAATGTCTGCATATAAGTTGTCTGCTCTAAACCAAGCAATGTCAACTTTAAAGTTTTCTATAGGTTCTACAATAGCAGCCAAACGCATGGTAGTTTGTGCAGCATTTCCAACTTTTACATCGTCAAGGAATAAGGTGTTTTCTCCAACCACACGGTTTTGATCATTGGTGTCAAATGCAGGTCCAGAAACGGTTCCTCCATATTGCCAGTCTCCAATTGATAACATTCCTCTGAACGTTAAATAGTCTAAAGGACGATACGTTGTTTCCAATTCTACTCCCATGTGTACTTGCTCAATTCCAACGACGTTGGTACGTCCTTGAACCGTTTCAGTTGCATCATCTGGATCAGGGAATTCACCAAATATTGTTTGGAATCTATCTTTCCAAGAAGTTCTATATAAGTTTACGTTTGCACTTAATTTTTCAGATGTATATCCATATCCAAGTTCAATTCCGAATACTTTTTCGTTACGAATATCTTCATTCAAGTCGTTGGTATTGTTTAAATATACTGCATCAAACAACGGTTGCTTTGAGTAATAACCTGCGTTACCAAATACATTGTGGTTTTCGTCGATGTTGTAGTTCAATCCACCTTTGATGGTTCCTCCTAAAATATTTTCCCAGTCTGTACGCTGACCTTGCTCTGGCGTAAGTAAGAATAAATCTTCTCTACTGTATGCTTGATTGGCTCCTGAAAACTGAACAAATGCAGAAATATCATCTCTTTTGTATTCTAATTGACCAAAGAGTCCGAACCAACGAACATATCCAATGTTGTAGTAGTCAATTTTATCTTCGTTATCAATGTCTTGAAATACATTTACAATAGAAGAAAACTCAGAAGAATACGTTCTTGTTAAAGCGATGTTTGGGTTGTTTACGTTTCCGTTATCAATATATCCATCTGCACCTAAAAGGTTGTCTAATCTTCTGTAGTGGAACCCTTTGTAGGTTCTAGCGTCAAATCCAACATCTAACGTTAAGTTATCGTTTAATTGTGTATTTAAGTTGGCTAATAAACCAAACCAGTTGTGCGAGTTGATGGATGCTCTACGTACAATTCCGTTGCTTCTTGCTTGTACAAATTGATTTCCGTTTGCATCTGGCTGATTTAGTTGAATTTGATCATCATCAGTTCCAGTAAAAGAAGTGGATTGCCCAGCATTCCATTGTGCTATTTCATCAAATTTCACCAATCCAGTAGCCGCATCTCTAAATGCTGAGTTACTAGCAAAAGCGGAATTTCCACCACCAGTTCTACCACGACCAATGTCACCAGTTCCACCACCACGACCATACGAAGCGTATAATACAGATGATAATTTTGTTTTTTCAGAAATATCCCAATCCCAGTTTAATGATAATACTGGTTTGTGGTAAAAGTTTCTTCTCCAGTTAAATTCTTCACCGTTTAATGTACCGTTGTTGAAGTTATACTTGTCTCCATATTGTAAGTACTGAGCTAAGGTTGCTGCATTAAAGAAGCTTGTAGTTCTTTGGTTGTGTACCTGTG harbors:
- a CDS encoding lanthionine synthetase LanC family protein, with translation MALTSNVSELILQKLAQHTNVEKAGLLDGLAGESLYYFYRSELLDEAASAEKAILTLQQVIEVMSNTKAHTTFYNGLAGIGWMICHLNETDIAAIDVEDFLDTSVDALLYEEMIQFLNTRVYDFFYGASGICFYFLKRYVTTQNSALKETYKTYITHFLFYLEYISITDANGMYWKQHSYPFETDEMAYQLSTETNISGLILVLCEIANTNDFNPVCSPLLEKSSKWLLHQLETAEIARIDQAFCLWKAGNILKDAMLAEKAMHFLKATANNLTEVQPNSLAKFALIYQQVGQQTGEPFFVEKAAACFQIIVELISKEDLADTSIWKGYAGIGLTALSLNSPNTIHWSTCILI
- a CDS encoding nucleotidyltransferase domain-containing protein — encoded protein: MEKALEQFITHWKTQVNVRGILLTGSYAVGIQKEDSDVDIRLILDDTVQESFKGLETIDGFSFSFIGRSKAVTLKKFNRQFFSHVKMEACIYNVGKILHDPFGDISEIMKVAKIYVETPLIVNEVSEADLKLYMYSLYKKYSYIISTDPEDPFYIYNYMMYLKSALKCYADVINAEVMFENDSKLHRFLTDDRYLAAYGYSKFPDQDFMKLWLAALKEKSTKGITEIHKYLRQNLHNFNDSNTIISWRD
- a CDS encoding carboxypeptidase-like regulatory domain-containing protein; the encoded protein is MKKKYNVFVAVAMFFIASVAFSQGTVTGKVVDETGPLPGASVIVKGTTNGVSTGFNGDFTLNVSSATGTIEISFVGFGTKSIPFNVSGGTQNLGTITLASDNSLDEVVIVGVVDIAKERETPVAVSTIKAEEIVERLGNQELPELLNATPSVYATKSGGGFGDSRINIRGFDQRNTAVLVNGVPVNDMENGAVFWSNWTGLADVASAIQVQRGLGSSKLAISSVGGTLNIVTKTTERNEGGFVGTTVGNDGYIKTIASYSTGRMDNGFAFTGLFSRTAGDGYIDGTEFEGYNYFLGFGWSNEKRTHDIQFTLTGAPQVHNQRTTSFFNAATLAQYLQYGDKYNFNNGTLNGEEFNWRRNFYHKPVLSLNWDWDISEKTKLSSVLYASYGRGGGTGDIGRGRTGGGNSAFASNSAFRDAATGLVKFDEIAQWNAGQSTSFTGTDDDQIQLNQPDANGNQFVQARSNGIVRRASINSHNWFGLLANLNTQLNDNLTLDVGFDARTYKGFHYRRLDNLLGADGYIDNGNVNNPNIALTRTYSSEFSSIVNVFQDIDNEDKIDYYNIGYVRWFGLFGQLEYKRDDISAFVQFSGANQAYSREDLFLLTPEQGQRTDWENILGGTIKGGLNYNIDENHNVFGNAGYYSKQPLFDAVYLNNTNDLNEDIRNEKVFGIELGYGYTSEKLSANVNLYRTSWKDRFQTIFGEFPDPDDATETVQGRTNVVGIEQVHMGVELETTYRPLDYLTFRGMLSIGDWQYGGTVSGPAFDTNDQNRVVGENTLFLDDVKVGNAAQTTMRLAAIVEPIENFKVDIAWFRADNLYADIRAQDFDEADNRGSLQLPAYNLFDGGMSYLWLVGKEKSQRINFRLNVNNLFNHTYIVESQTNIFADEGDATFNGVNTTNKAFFGFGRTWNFSVRYTF